CCGCTATGCCCAGCCGCTGATGGGTTATTTCTGGCGTATGTTGTGGAAAGACCGCGAACTGGCCGAAGACCTTGTGCAGGATCTGTTTACCAAAATTGCGCGACGGCCTCAACTCTACCAACCCGGAAAACCTTTTAAAACCTGGCTCTACAGCGCGGCCAACAACATGTGCAAAAACGAGTACCGCAAGCATGCTGTTCGGGAGCGCGGCAGGGATGTAATCATGAACGGACAACCCGCTGTGGCAGCTCCCGAGAGTGCAGACAAGATGGACCGCGAAATGTTTCAAAAAGCCTTGAACGACGCGCTCAACAAGCTCGATGAGAAAGAGCGCGAGGCTTTCGTGCTGAGGTTTCATGAGGAACTAAGTGTG
The sequence above is drawn from the Cryomorphaceae bacterium genome and encodes:
- a CDS encoding RNA polymerase sigma factor, with amino-acid sequence MFVRRQAYHNYSDEALMEACASGDERAFSVLYDRYAQPLMGYFWRMLWKDRELAEDLVQDLFTKIARRPQLYQPGKPFKTWLYSAANNMCKNEYRKHAVRERGRDVIMNGQPAVAAPESADKMDREMFQKALNDALNKLDEKEREAFVLRFHEELSVKEIAGMAECSEGTIKSRLHYTLKKLHKHLHVFHPNLQQP